A single region of the Brassica rapa cultivar Chiifu-401-42 chromosome A03, CAAS_Brap_v3.01, whole genome shotgun sequence genome encodes:
- the LOC103861766 gene encoding probable long-chain-alcohol O-fatty-acyltransferase 9 produces MYLPFELGLNLLKSMLTIILGCDLEPVFDEPYLATSLQDFWGRRWNPMVSSILRSGIYSPLRGRSKSKSGLSKFIGASTAFLASGLFHELIFFYTSGHETPSGGVTLFYVLNGVCTATEIVVKRSKFGKRWTVRPVVSWMLTMTFMVVTSGWLYFPQMIRGYQIRQYTKYIFVS; encoded by the coding sequence ATGTACTTGCCATTTGAGCTTGGATTAAACCTCCTCAAATCTATGCTCACTATCATTCTTGGGTGCGATCTTGAGCCAGTGTTCGATGAACCTTACTTGGCCACCTCTCTTCAAGACTTCTGGGGTCGCCGGTGGAATCCAATGGTCTCGTCTATTCTCCGGTCAGGCATCTACTCTCCTCTGCGGGGAAGATCCAAAAGCAAATCTGGTTTGTCTAAATTCATCGGAGCATCAACAGCGTTCCTCGCCTCTGGTCTCTTTCACGAACTTATATTCTTCTACACAAGCGGCCATGAAACGCCTTCTGGGGGGGTCACTTTATTCTATGTGTTAAATGGGGTTTGTACTGCGACAGAAATAGTGGTGAAAAGGTCAAAGTTTGGGAAGCGATGGACGGTGAGACCTGTGGTGTCTTGGATGCTTACAATGACATTTATGGTTGTGACTAGTGGTTGGCTCTATTTCCCTCAAATGATAAGGGGATATCAGATACGGCAATATACCAAGTATATCTTTGTTTCGTGA
- the LOC117132638 gene encoding uncharacterized protein LOC117132638, with protein HHLSLSLCRPKTLSLGFIITMEKQNPQPVCGQEALLLLNCVTESPYDLEKCIRFLQSLRECVLSKKVNKFVIPSQEHASEGAGGSATKQPS; from the exons CATCATCTCTCTCTGTCCCTGTGTCGGCCTAAAACCTTGTCTCTAGGGTTTATCATTACCATGGAGAAACAGAATCCTCAACCAGTCTGCGGCCAAGAGGCTCTCCTTCTTCTCAATTGCGTCACTGAGTCTCCGTACGATTTAGAGAAATGCATCCGGTTCCTGCAATCTCTCAGGGAATGCGTTCTCTCAAAG AAAGTTAACAAGTTCGTGATACCGAGTCAGGAACATGCCAGTGAGGGAGCAGGAGGCTCAGCTACCAAGCAACCTTCATAA
- the LOC103861438 gene encoding protein trichome birefringence-like 24 gives MKLKVFSVSKIHKNVFLIKLFSAILITGLAFSLFIFHSSDFSPVFASVTGRFEARFLPPKVIVPENEDLIPQDIEIEKCNLFAGKWIPDSSGPSYTNSSCGNLIDGHQNCITNGRPDLDFLYWKWKPHDCLLPRFDPRKFLQLMRNKSWAFIGDSIVRNHVESLLCMLYTVEEPVEVYHDKEYKSKRWHFPIHNLTISNIWSPFLVQAAIFEDSNGVSSAAVQLHLDKLDETWTSLMPTLDYAIISTGKWYLKAAVYHENAKPVGCHICPEKSRLVELGFDHAYNASLRNVMDFIADETNRKGTVFFRTSTPDHFQNGEWHNGGTCRQTEPVSDEEAEMKNVHKILRGLEIGQFERAVREKMGEDGGGGNVKLLDFTGMLLTRPDGHPGAYRAFRPFDKDKNAKVQNDCLHWCLPGPIDYLNDVILETIVNG, from the exons ATGAAGCTGAAGGTGTTCTCAGTCTCCAAGATCCATAAGAATGTGTTTCTCATCAAGCTCTTCTCTGCTATTCTCATAACAGGTCTCGCTTTCAGTCTCTTCATTTTCCACTCCAGCGACTTTTCTCCGGTCTTTGCGTCGGTCACCGGAAGATTCGAAGCACGGTTTCTGCCGCCGAAGGTTATCGTGCCGGAAAATGAAGATCTCATTCCTCAGG ATATCGAAATAGAGAAGTGTAATCTCTTTGCTGGTAAATGGATCCCAGATTCATCAGGACCATCCTACACGAACAGCTCATGCGGTAATCTCATCGACGGTCACCAAAACTGCATCACCAACGGCAGGCCTGACCTAGACTTTCTCTACTGGAAATGGAAGCCTCATGATTGTTTGTTACCACGTTTTGATCCTCGAAAGTTTCTTCAACTTATGAGAAATAAATCTTGGGCATTCATTGGTGACTCCATCGTGCGCAACCACGTCGAATCTCTGCTTTGTATGCTCTATACG GTTGAAGAACCGGTTGAAGTGTACCACGACAAGGAGTACAAATCGAAAAGATGGCATTTCCCTATACATAACTTGACCATATCAAACATCTGGTCGCCGTTTCTAGTCCAAGCCGCTATTTTTGAAGATTCAAACGGTGTCTCGTCCGCCGCGGTCCAGCTACATCTTGACAAACTCGATGAGACATGGACCAGTCTAATGCCTACCCTAGACTATGCAATCATTTCAACCGGTAAATGGTATCTTAAAGCCGCGGTTTACCACGAAAATGCTAAACCGGTCGGTTGCCATATCTGTCCGGAAAAGTCTCGCTTGGTAGAGCTAGGCTTCGACCATGCTTATAACGCCTCCCTGCGTAACGTCATGGACTTCATAGCAGATGAAACTAACCGTAAAGGTACGGTGTTTTTCAGGACTTCGACTCCAGACCATTTTCAAAACGGGGAGTGGCATAACGGTGGGACGTGTAGGCAAACCGAGCCGGTGAGTGATGAGGAGGCTGAGATGAAAAACGTGCATAAGATACTAAGAGGTTTGGAGATTGGTCAGTTCGAGAGAGcggttagagagaagatgggtGAGGACGGTGGTGGTGGTAATGTAAAGCTGCTGGACTTCACCGGGATGTTATTGACCCGACCCGACGGACATCCGGGTGCGTACCGAGCGTTCAGGCCGTTTGATAAAGACAAAAATGCAAAGGTACAGAATGATTGTCTGCATTGGTGCTTGCCTGGTCCGATTGATTACTTGAATGATGTTATATTGGAGACCATAGTAAATGGCTAA
- the WRKY53 gene encoding probable WRKY transcription factor 53 (The RefSeq protein has 9 substitutions compared to this genomic sequence), with the protein MEGKKDMLSWEQKTLVNELIFGLEAAKKLQARLGEPSSSPPSSSSRAAEMNEILMKQILSSYEKSLAIVNWSSSPPAQLILKAGVVAPVTHSGVIPESPASINGSPRSEDFLDGRGSSNTHRLDHIFNSKKRKMLPKWTEKVRISPERGLEGPQQDDVYSWRKYGQKDILGAKFPRSYYRCTHRSTQNCWATKQVQRSDNDPTVFEVTYRGTHTCSRATAAAPPPPASPEKQDTRTKPQIAQTPNELLESLKTSLTVRTEGLDDGEDVFSFPNTPPFYDYGNTNDYFGGLMESSPIFDVVDWFNPTVEINPEFPTFLPDSIYY; encoded by the exons ATGGAAGGTAAAAAGGATATGTTAAGTTGGGAACAGAAAACACTGGTAAACGAGCTCATTTTTGGACTTGAGGCAGCCAAAAAGCTCCAGGCACGGCTTGGAGAGCCATCATCGTCGCCGCCGTCATCATCATCTCGGGCGGCTGAGATGAACGAGATTCTCATGAAGCAGATACTTTCTTCCTACGAGAAATCTCTTGCCATTGTAAACTGGTCCTCCTCGCCACCCGCACAACTTATTCTGAAGGCGGGTGCTGTAGCTCCGGTGACACACTCCGGCGTAATTCCTGAATCTCCGGCGTCGATAAACGGAAGTCCAAGAAGTGAAGATTTTCTTGATGGAGGAGGTTCCAGCAATACTCATCGCCATGATTACATTTTGAATTCAAAGAAAAG GAAGATGTTACCAAAGTGGACAGAAAAAGTGAGAATAAGCCCTGAAAGAGGCTTAGAAGGACCTCAACAAGATGATGTATATAGCTGGAGAAAGTATGGTCAAAAAGACATTTTGGGCGCCAAGTTCCCCAG GAGTTACTACAGATGCACGCACCGTAGCACACAGAACTGTTGGGCAACGAAGCAGGTCCAGAGATCGGACAATGATCCAACTGTTTTCGAAGTGACGTACAGAGGAACACACACTTGCTCGCGTGCGAGCGCAGCAGCTCCTCCTCCACCGGCCTCCCCGGAGAAGCAAGACACCAGAACCAAACCACCCATCGCTCAAACGCCTGACGAGCTTCTCGAGAGTCTCAAAACCAGCTTAACTGTTCGAACCGAGGGGCTTGACGATGGTGAAGATGTTTTCTCGTTCCCCAATACGCCGCCGTTTTACGATTACGGGACTACCAACGACTATTTCGGCGGACTCATGGAGAGTTCACCTATCTTCGACGTTGTTGATTGGTTCAATCCAACGGTGGAGATTAACCCGGAGTTCCCCACGTTTTTACCAGACtcgatttattattaa